Proteins co-encoded in one Arachis stenosperma cultivar V10309 chromosome 7, arast.V10309.gnm1.PFL2, whole genome shotgun sequence genomic window:
- the LOC130941387 gene encoding receptor-like protein kinase, producing MPFVTMRMSSVTLFFILCFSTSLYDASALASDGVTLLSLLTHWTFVPPIINSTWKGSDSVPCSWIGVQCNHAYNVISLNLSDLGIQGQLGPEIGQLYRLQTLVLSNNGFLGEVPSKLSNCTLLQVLDLSNNSFSGLIPNIFKKLQSLRSMNLSSNLLGGTIPDSLFQIRQLEEMNLHNNHLSGPIPSSIGNLTELLRLHLHGNQLSGTIPSSIGNCSKLEELFLNENRLSGELSLEMAKLKNLKTMSLFDNQFSGVIPQDLGINSSIVKLDFTNNKFTGNLPPSLCFRKKLQVLNMGSNRLQGNIPSDVGRCTSLSMLILSENNFIGSLPVFESNMNLKYLHISKNNISGPIPPSLENCTNLAAINMSLNKFTGLIPSALGKLVNLTILDLSHNNLEGPLPPQLSNCTKMDHFDVGFNSLNGSFPSSLRNWTGITTLILRENHFTGGIPSFFSELSKLRELQLGGNLIGGTIPPSLGKLQNLFYGLNLSCNGLTGVIPLELGHVQELQSLDLSLNNLTGNIDVLDKLLSLIEINISNNFLHGPIPKSLFKFLNSSSSSFLGNPHLCVSCSPSSGLNCTNTSNLKPCPYQSTDHKGISALVILMIELASSLFVSAMLVALLLMYLRKKEMKNDVYGEKWLSVIKFFTENQSASLHDIVMKATDNLNDQYIIGRGAHGIVYRAQLGDTTFAVKKIAFERNKRKYLHIMRKEIEVLEGIKHRNLVSCADYWIGENYGLVLYKYMKNGSLHDILHGKHPPLPLCWNIRLNIAVGIAHGLKYLHHDHTTPIVHRDIKPQNILLNDDMEPLISDFGTALYRNLAIHSYSQSQSCKKLSTYVVGTAGYIAPENAYVIVQSRKSDVYSYGVVLLELLTRKRVVVEEERKVTGLVSWVRSIWLETGKIEEIADPDLADAFPSSGRLACQVTKVLLLALRCTERKPRKRPTMKDIVGFYQQEIFKLSCDDVDMVNEDVVDVAPQPYSVPFFSTNPFSDTQCDSYMHGETSEAAMLRHNKFALYVDNEPQDSNGFSWWQDFSQSQNSLVDWNVMATTKTAVDGFTVKLIGNGKIYTEQVVVTALFVHKVTYTWPYLFFLPTVNGPVVTQPFNWFFLSCLTQYMYQQKSLKSQLKSCFIAPINDSSSCVIVCNNGVNGR from the exons ATGCCTTTTGTCACTATGCGTATGAGTAGTGTCACACTCTTCTTTATTCTTTGCTTCTCTACCTCCTTGTATGATGCTTCTGCTCTTGCCTCTGACGGTGTCACTCTCCTTTCACTCTTGACTCATTGGACCTTTGTTCCACCCATCATAAACTCCACGTGGAAGGGCTCTGATTCGGTTCCGTGCTCGTGGATTGGAGTCCAATGCAACCATGCCTATAATGTGATCTCCCTTAATCTCAGTGATCTTGGGATTCAAGGTCAACTTGGACCAGAAATAGGACAATTATATCGCTTGCAGACCCTTGTGTTGTCGAATAATGGTTTCTTAGGAGAGGTACCTTCAAAGCTAAGTAACTGTACTTTGCTTCAGGTCTTAGACCTTTCTAATAACAGCTTTAGCGGACTGATACCAAATATCTTCAAGAAATTGCAAAGCTTACGCAGCATGAATTTGTCGTCTAATCTATTGGGTGGTACGATTCCCGATTCCTTGTTTCAAATTCGTCAGCTTGAAGAAATGAACCTTCACAATAACCATCTCAGTGGTCCTATACCATCCAGTATTGGGAACTTGACTGAGCTGTTAAGGTTACACTTACATGGTAATCAGTTGTCAGGTACGATTCCTTCATCCATTGGTAATTGCAGTAAACTAGAGGAATTGTTTCTGAATGAGAACAGATTGAGTGGGGAACTATCTTTGGAGATGGCAAAGCTCAAGAATCTAAAGACTATGTCTTTGTTTGACAACCAGTTCTCAGGAGTCATTCCTCAAGACTTGGGAATCAATAGCAGCATAGTGAAACTGGACTTTACAAATAATAAGTTCACTGGTAATCTTCCACCAAGTCTTTGCTTTCGAAAGAAGTTACAAGTGCTGAACATGGGATCTAATCGACTTCAAGGTAACATACCTTCTGATGTAGGAAGGTGTACAAGTCTGAGTATGctgattctcagtgaaaataaTTTCATTGGGTCTCTTCCTGTTTTTGAGAGTAATATGAACCTCAAATACTTACACATAAGCAAGAACAACATCAGTGGACCAATTCCACCAAGTCTAGAAAATTGTACAAATCTTGCTGCAATTAACATGTCACTGAACAAGTTTACTGGGCTCATACCATCTGCACTTGGAAAGCTTGTGAATCTTACGATTTTGGATCTTTCACACAACAATTTGGAAGGACCTTTGCCACCACAGCTGTCAAATTGTACTAAAATGGATCATTTTGATGTTGGATTCAACTCCCTAAACGGTTCCTTCCCATCAAGTCTGAGGAACTGGACAGGGATAACCACATTGATTTTAAGAGAGAATCATTTTACAGGTGGTATCCCGAGCTTTTTCTCAGAACTTAGCAAGCTTCGTGAACTACAACTTGGTGGAAATTTGATTGGAGGAACAATTCCTCCATCATTGGGAAAACTGCAGAATCTGTTCTATGGGTTGAATTTGAGTTGCAATGGATTGACAGGTGTGATTCCTTTAGAACTTGGGCATGTACAAGAACTGCAAAGTCTGGACTTATCACTGAACAATTTGACAGGAAACATAGATGTTCTTGATAAACTACTTTCATTGATTGAGATCAATATTTCAAACAATTTCTTGCATGGTCCTATTCCGAAATCTCTCTTTAAGTTTCTgaattcctcttcatcttctttcttGGGCAATCCCCATTTATGTGTCAGTTGTTCTCCTTCTAGTGGCCTGAATTGCACCAACACTAGTAATTTGAAGCCATGTCCCTATCAATCAACTGATCACAAAGGCATCAGTGCATTGGTAATTTTAATGATAGAACTTGCATCCTCACTGTTTGTTTCAGCTATGCTGGTAGCTCTACTTTTGATGTATCTCCGCAAGAAAGAAATGAAGAATGATGTCTATGGTGAAAAATGGTTGTCTGTTATTAAGTTCTTCACTGAAAACCAGTCAGCTTCCCTTCACGACATAGTGATGAAGGCTACAGATAACCTAAATGATCAGTACATTATTGGCAGAGGAGCTCATGGGATTGTTTATAGAGCTCAACTGGGTGATACGACTTTTGCGGTAAAGAAGATTGCATTTGAAAGGAACAAGAGGAAGTATTTACATATTATGCGGAAAGAAATTGAAGTGCTGGAAGGGATCAAGCATAGAAACTTGGTCTCTTGTGCAGACTACTGGATAGGAGAGAACTATGGTTTAGTCTTATATAAGTACATGAAGAATGGAAGCCTCCATGACATTTTGCATGGGAAACATCCCCCACTACCCTTATGTTGGAATATACGGCTTAACATCGCTGTTGGAATTGCACATGGACTAAAATATCTGCATCATGACCACACCACACCCATAGTGCATCGAGACATAAAGCCACAGAATATACTTCTTAATGATGACATGGAACCTCTTATATCTGATTTTGGTACTGCCCTCTACAGGAACCTAGCTATACATTCTTATAGTCAATCTCAGTCTTGCAAAAAGCTTTCAACGTATGTTGTAGGCACTGCTGGTTATATCGCACCAG AGAATGCATATGTAATAGTGCAGAGCAGAAAGTCAGATGTGTACAGCTATGGGGTAGTCCTGCTTGAGTTACTAACCAGAAAGAGAGTGGttgttgaggaggaaagaaagGTAACCGGTTTAGTGAGTTGGGTTAGATCTATTTGGTTGGAAACAGGAAAAATTGAGGAGATTGCTGATCCAGATCTTGCTGATGCATTTCCCAGTTCAGGACGACTAGCATGTCAAGTCACTAAGGTGCTTTTATTGGCATTAAGATGCACCGAGAGGAAGCCGCGTAAGAGACCAACCATGAAAGACATTGTTGGCTTCTATCAGCAAGAGATATTCAAGTTGAGTTGCGATGATGTGGATATGGTTAATGAAGATGTTGTTGATGTGGCACCACAACCATACAGTGTTCCATTTTTCAGTACTAATCCATTTTCTGACACTCAGTGTGACTCCTATATGCATGGTGAAACTAGTGAGGCTGCAATGCTGAGACATAACAAGTTTGCATTATATGTGGACAATGAACCTCAAGATTCTAATGGTTTCAGCTGGTGGCAAGATTTTAGTCAATCTCAAAATTCTTTGGTTGATTGGAATGTGATGGCTACAACTAAAACTGCTGTTGATGGATTCACAGTTAAATTAATAGGCAATGGTAAGATATATACTGAACAAGTAGTAGTAACTGCACTATTTGTTCATAAAGTAACCTATACTTGGCCTTATTTGTTCTTCCTTCCAACTGTGAATGGACCAGTAGTTACTCAACCCTTCAACTGGTTTTTCCTCTCTTGTTTGACTCAGTATATGTATCAGCAGAAATCCTTGAAATCACAGCTCAAGTCCTGCTTTATAGCACCTATCAATGACTCTTCATCTTGTGTTATTGTGTGTAACAATGGAGTAAATGGTCGATGA
- the LOC130939311 gene encoding LOW QUALITY PROTEIN: structural maintenance of chromosomes protein 3-like (The sequence of the model RefSeq protein was modified relative to this genomic sequence to represent the inferred CDS: deleted 2 bases in 1 codon), translating into MDCLLYYRRYGYVSFNMYIKQVVIEGFKSYKEQIATEPFSPKVNCVVGANGSGKSNFFHAIRFVLSDLYQNLRNEDRHSLLHEGAGQQVVSAFVEIVFDNSDNRIPVDKEEVRLRRTIGLKKDEYFLDGKHITKTEVMNLLESAGFSCTNPYYVVQQGKISSLTLMKDSERLDLLKEIGGTRVYEERRHESLKIMQETGNKRKQIIQVVQYLDERLKELDEEKEELRKYQQLDKQRKSLEYAIYSKEVQDAQHKLMEIEEARAKVSETSAKKYNDVLDAHEKIKDLENTLKDVAKELQNSNKEKESIEKRRTKALKKHTELELDVKDLQEKITGNIRAKEDAARQLKILERNIQDSNDELERIRPMYEEQVMEEKEITKRIMEREKQLSILYLKQGRATQFSSKAARDKWLRKEIEDLERVLSSNSGQEKMLLEEIGRLKGELDGCDETIEKCRSQITTLQSHIDQSRQGFNNYKVQRDKLQDKRKSLWDKENTLTAEIDKLRAEVEKAEKSLDHAIPGDVRRGMNSVRKICREYNISGVYGPIIELLSCEEKFFTAVEVTAGNSLFHVVVENDDTSTQIIRHLNAHKGGRVTFIPLNRVRAPRITYPQSSDVIPLLKKLKFKHDYNPAFSQLFARTVVCKNLDVSSRVARTDGLDCITLDGDQVSKKGSMTGGFYDHRRSKLKFMNTIKQNEDEIYSKVEELMKVRSDLLEIDQKITELVTEQLKIEAECAHGKSEMEQFKQDIANANKQKQLISKALSKKEKSLLDVQNQIEQLKASMAMKTAEMGTELIDHLTPEEKKLLSDLNPEIKELKEQLVACKADRIETEARKAELETNLTTNLRRRKQELEAVISSADDDTLGVDAGLKAQELSDAKLLVDDATQQLRSVSDSISARSKEIKQIKEEINKLKSLEDEYERKLQEETEELEQLLSKKNRYSAKEEEYTKKIRELGPLTSDAFETYKRRNIKELHEALHRCNDQLQLFSHVNKKALDQYINFTEQREELQKRQAEHDAGDEKIRELISVLDQRKDESIERTFKGVAWHFHEVFSELVPGGRGLLFMMMKKEGGHDDDEDGTREANPEGRVEKYIGVKVKVSFTGQGKTQSMKQLSGGQKTVVALTLIFAIQRCDPAPFYLFDEIDAALDPQYRTAVGNMIRRLADFSTTQFIATTFRPELVEVADKIYRVTHKSRVSRVNVVSKDDALEFIEHDQMQNAE; encoded by the exons ATGGATTGTTTGCTTTATTATCGTAGGTACGGTTACGTCAGTTTCAACATGTACATTAAGCAG GTTGTGATTGAAGGTTTTAAGAGTTACAAAGAGCAAATTGCAACAGAGCCTTTCAGTCCTAAAGTTAATTGTGTTG tTGGTGCTAATGGATCCGGGAAGTCAAACTTTTTCCATG CCATTCGTTTTGTGTTGAGTGATCTCTATCAGAACCTACGCAATGAGGATCGACATTCATTACTCCAT GAAGGGGCTGGGCAGCAGGTTGTATCTGCATTTGTGGAGATTGTGTTTGACAATTCAGACAACCGTATTcca GTTGACAAGGAGGAAGTGCGTTTGCGCCGGACTATTGGTTTGAAGAAGGATGAGTATTTTTTAGATGGAAAACACATAAC AAAAACTGAAGTGATGAATTTACTGGAAAGTGCTGGGTTCTCTTGCACAAATCCTTACTATGTTGTGCAGCAAGGAAAG ATATCGTCACTAACATTGATGAAAGACTCAGAACGACTGGATTTATTGAAAGAAATTGGTGGTACTAGAGTTTATGAGGAGAGACGTCATGAAAGTCTGAAAATTATGCAGGAAACTG gtaacaaaagaaagcaaataaTTCAAGTTGTACAGTATCTAGATGAGAGGTTGAAGGAATTGGATGAGGAGAAAGAGGAACTACGGAAATATCAGCAGCTTGACAAGCAGAGAAAATCTTTGGAATATGCTATTTATAGCAAAGAAGTTCAAGATGCTCAACATAAACTTATGGAG ATAGAAGAAGCCCGAGCCAAGGTTTCTGAAACATCTGCAAAAAAGTATAATGATGTGCTTGATGCCCATGAGAAAATCAAAGATTTAGAGAATACATTGAAAGATGTTGCAAAAGAACTTCAAAACTCtaacaaagagaaagaaagtaTAGAAAAGAGACGAACAAAGGCTTTAAAGAAGCACACAGAGCTTGAGCTTGATGTCAAGGACCTACAAGAGAAGATTACTGGAAATATTCGAGCAAAG GAAGATGCTGCAAGACAACTGAAGATACTTGAGAGAAACATTCAAGATTCAAATGATGAGCTGGAGAGAATCAGACCTATGTATGAGGAACAAGTtatggaagaaaaagaaatcaCCAAGCG AATAATGGAGCGTGAGAAACAGCTCAGTATACTCTACCTAAAGCAAGGCCGTGCAACCCAGTTTTCGAGTAAAGCTGCTCGTGACAAGTGGCTTCGCAAGGAGATAGAAGATCTTGAACGAGTGCTTTCCTCAAACTCAGGGCAG GAAAAAATGCTCTTGGAGGAAATTGGTCGGCTTAAAGGTGAACTGGATGGCTGTGATGAGACCATTGAGAAATGTAGATCTCAGATTACTACTTTGCAATCTCACATTGACCAGTCACGGCAAGGgtttaataattataaagttCAAAGAGATAAGTTGCAGGATAAGAGGAA GTCCTTATGGGACAAAGAAAATACACTTACTGCTGAAATTGATAAGCTGAGAGCTGAAGTTGAGAAGGCCGAAAAGAGCCTTGATCACGCAATTCCCGGT GATGTCAGAAGGGGGATGAACTCAGTTCGGAAAATCTGCAGGGAGTATAACATTTCTGGTGTTTATGGTCCGATCATTGAGTTGCTGAGTTGTGAGGAGAAATTCTTCACAGCAGTTGAAGTTACTGCAGGAAACAG CTTATTCCATGTGGTTGTTGAAAATGATGACACGTCAACCCAGATAATTAGACATCTTAACGCACATAAAGGTGGACGAGTTACATTTATCCCACTTAACAGAGTGAGGGCACCACGCATTACTTATCCCCAAAGTTCTGATGTCATCCCTCTCTTAAAGAAATTGAAGTTTAAACATGACTATAACCCTGCATTCAGTCAG CTATTTGCCCGGACGGTTGTGTGCAAGAATTTGGATGTGTCTTCAAGGGTTGCCAGGACTGATGGTCTTGACTGCATAACACTGGATG GTGATCAAGTTAGCAAGAAAGGTAGTATGACGGGAGGATTTTATGATCACAGACGATCAAAATTGAAGTTTATGAATACCATTAAGCAAAATGAAGATGAAATTTACTCAAAAGTGGAGGAATTGATGAAAGTTAGATCTGACCTGCTAGA GATAGACCAAAAGATCACTGAACTTGTTACCGAGCAGCTGAAGATTGAGGCTGAGTGTGCTCATGGAAAATCAGAAATGGAACAATTTAAGCAGGACATTGCAAATGCTAACAAGCAGAAGCAATTGATTTCTAAGGCACTTTCAAAAAAG GAAAAGTCACTTCTTGATGTCCAGAATCAGATTGAACAGCTTAAGGCTAGTATGGCAATGAAAACAGCCGAGATGGGCACGGAACTAATTGACCATTTAACACCAGAGGAAAAGAAGCTTTTGTCTGATTTGAATCCCGAAATCAAGGAACTTAAAGAGCAGCTTGTTGCATGCAAGGCTGATCGTATCGAG ACGGAAGCACGGAAAGCGGAGCTGGAAACTAATCTAACAACAAACCTGAGGAGAAGAAAGCAAGAGTTGGAAGCTGTAATATCATCTGCTGATGATGACACTCTGGGTGTAGATGCTGGATTGAAGGCACAGGAACTTAGCGATGCTAAATTGTTAGTTGATGATGCAACGCAGCAGCTTAGAA GTGTCTCTGATAGTATAAGTGCACGATCAAAGGAAATCAAACAGATCAAAGAAGAAATCAATAAGTTGAAG TCTTTGGAGGATGAGTATGAAAGAAAACTTCAGGAAGAAACAGAAGAATTAGAGCAGTTGCTgagtaaaaaaaatagatattcTGCTAAAGAAGAGGAATATACAAAGAAAATAAGGGAACTGGGTCCATTGACATCAGATGCATTTGAGAC GTACAAAAGGAGGAATATCAAAGAATTGCATGAAGCGTTGCACAGGTGCAATGATCAACTGCAGCTGTTCAGTCATGTAAACAAGAAAGCGCTTGACCAGTATATAAATTTTACAGAACAACGAGAGGAACTTCAGAAAAGGCAAGCTGAACATGATGCAGGAGATGAG AAAATTAGAGAGCTAATATCTGTACTTGATCAACGGAAGGATGAATCAATAGAGCGCACTTTCAAAGGTGTTGCTTGGCATTTTCATGAAGTGTTTTCTGAACTCGTACCGGGGGGTCGTGGTCTTCTGtttatgatgatgaagaag GAGGGTGGTCACGATGATGATGAGGATGGTACTCGTGAAGCAAACCCAGAGGGTAGAGTAGAAAAGTACATTGGAGTGAAAGTGAAG GTTTCTTTTACTGGACAAGGAAAGACACAGTCCATGAAGCAGTTGTCTGGGGGTCAAAAGACTGTAGTTGCTCTTACACTTATCTTTGCCATACAACGATGTGATCCTGCTCCGTTTTATCTATTTGATGAGATTGATGCTGCTCTGGATCCACAATACAGAACTGCTGTTGGAA ATATGATCCGCCGTCTGGCAGACTTTTCAACCACACAATTTATCGCAACAACATTCCGCCCAGAGCTTGTGGAAGTTGCTGACAAGATCTATAGAGTAACGCATAAAAGCCGGGTTAGCCGTGTTAATGTTGTA TCCAAGGACGATGCTCTAGAATTTATCGAGCATGATCAGATGCAAAATGCTGAATAA
- the LOC130942052 gene encoding receptor-like protein kinase gives MAFVTMRMTSNITLLFLILCFSTSLYNASALLSDGVTLLSLLNHWTFVPLIINSTWKGSDSVPCSSWIGVQCNRAYDVIYLNLSGLGIQGQLGPEIGQLHRLQTLVLSNNGFLGEVPSKLSNCTLLQVLDLSNNSFSGLIPNIFKKLQSLRSMNLSSNLLGGVIPDSLFQIHQLEEMNLHNNHISGPIPSSIGNLTELLRLHLHGNQLSGTIPSSIGNCSKLEELFLNENRLSGELSLEMAKLKNLKTMSLFDNQFSGVIPQDLGINSSIVKLDFTNNKFTGNLPPSLCFRKKLQVLNMGSNRLQGNIPSDVGRCTSLSMLILSENNFIGSLPVFESNMNLKYLHISKNNISGPIPPSLENCTNLAAINMSLNKFTGLIPSALGKLVNLTILDVSHNNLEGPLPPQLSNCTKMDHFDVGFNSLNGSFPSSLRNWTGITTLILRENHFTGGIPSFFSELSELRELQLGGNLIGGTIPPSLGKLQKLFYGLNLSSNGLTGVIPLELGHLEELQSLDLSLNNLTGNIDVLDELLSLIEINISYNFLHVHVSKSLCKFHNSSSSSFVGNPHLYVSCSPSSGLNCTSTSNLKPCPYQSTDHKGISALVIIMTELGSSLFVSAILVALLLMYLRKKEMKKDVYGEKWGSAIERGAGRIGFLMYKEEMRFLTKNQSASLHNIVMEATDNLNDQYIIGRGAHGIVYRAQPGYTTFAVKKFAFERNKTKYLHIMQKEIEVLGKIKHRNLITYADYWIGENYGMVLYEYMKNGSLHDILHEKCPPPPLSWSIRLNIAVGIAHGLKYLHHDHTTPIVHRDIKPHNILLNDQMEPLISDFGTSLYRNLAEHSYSQSHSWKKLSTYVVGTAGYIAPENAYVIVQSRKSDVYSYGVVLLELLTRKRVVIEEERNVTGLVSWVSSIWLETGKIEEIVDPDIANAFPNSGVLARQVTEVLLLALRCTKRKPRERPTMKDITSFYQKNIFKLSCNDVDMVNEDVVDVAPQPCNVPTFSTNPVSDTQSDSYLHGETSEDQRMQC, from the exons ATGGCTTTTGTCACTATGCGTATGACTAGTAATATCACACTTCTCTTCTTGATTCTTTGCTTCTCTACCTCCTTGTATAATGCTTCTGCTCTTCTCTCTGATGGTGTCACTCTCCTTTCACTCTTGAATCATTGGACCTTTGTTCCACTCATCATAAACTCCACCTGGAAGGGCTCTGATTCGGTTCCGTGCTCGTCGTGGATTGGAGTCCAATGCAACCGTGCCTATGATGTGATCTACCTTAACCTCAGTGGTCTTGGGATTCAAGGTCAACTTGGACCAGAAATAGGACAATTACATCGCTTGCAGACCCTTGTGTTGTCGAATAATGGTTTCTTAGGAGAGGTACCTTCAAAGCTAAGTAACTGTACTTTGCTTCAGGTCTTAGACCTTTCTAATAACAGCTTTAGCGGACTGATACCAAATATCTTCAAGAAGTTGCAAAGCTTACGCAGCATGAATTTGTCGTCTAATCTATTGGGTGGTGTGATTCCAGATTCCTTGTTTCAAATTCATCAGCTTGAAGAAATGAACCTTCACAATAACCATATCAGTGGTCCTATACCATCCAGTATTGGGAACTTGACTGAGCTGTTAAGGTTACACTTACATGGTAATCAGTTGTCAGGTACGATTCCTTCATCCATTGGTAATTGCAGTAAACTAGAGGAATTGTTTCTGAATGAGAACAGATTGAGTGGGGAACTATCTTTGGAGATGGCAAAGCTCAAGAATCTAAAGACTATGTCTTTGTTTGACAACCAGTTCTCAGGAGTCATTCCTCAAGACTTGGGAATCAATAGCAGCATAGTGAAACTGGACTTTACAAATAATAAGTTCACTGGTAATCTTCCACCAAGTCTTTGCTTTCGAAAGAAGTTACAAGTGCTGAACATGGGATCTAATCGACTTCAAGGTAACATACCTTCTGATGTAGGAAGGTGTACAAGTCTGAGTATGctgattctcagtgaaaataaTTTCATTGGGTCTCTTCCTGTTTTTGAGAGTAATATGAACCTCAAATACTTACACATAAGCAAGAACAACATCAGTGGACCAATTCCACCAAGTCTAGAAAATTGTACAAATCTTGCTGCAATTAACATGTCACTGAACAAGTTTACTGGGCTCATACCATCTGCACTTGGAAAGCTTGTGAATCTTACGATTTTGGATGTTTCGCACAACAATTTGGAAGGGCCTTTGCCACCACAGCTGTCAAATTGTACTAAAATGGATCATTTTGATGTTGGATTCAATTCCCTAAATGGTTCCTTCCCATCAAGTTTGAGGAACTGGACAGGGATAACCACATTAATTTTAAGAGAGAATCATTTTACAGGTGGTATCCCGAGCTTTTTCTCAGAACTTAGCGAGCTTCGTGAACTACAACTTGGTGGAAATTTGATTGGAGGAACAATTCCTCCATCATTGGGAAAACTGCAGAAGCTGTTCTATGGGTTGAATTTGAGTAGCAATGGATTGACAGGTGTGATTCCTTTAGAACTTGGGCATCTAGAAGAACTGCAAAGTCTGGACTTATCACTGAACAATTTGACAGGAAACATagatgttcttgatgaactACTTTCATTGATTGAGATCAATATTTCATATAATTTCTTGCATGTTCATGTTTCAAAATCTCTCTGCAAGTTTCATAattcctcctcatcttctttCGTGGGCAATCCCCATTTATATGTCAGTTGTTCTCCTTCTAGTGGCCTGAATTGCACCAGCACTAGTAATTTGAAGCCATGTCCCTATCAATCAACTGATCACAAAGGCATCAGTGCACTGGTAATTATAATGACAGAACTTGGATCCTCACTGTTTGTTTCAGCTATCCTGGTAGCTTTACTTTTGATGTATCTCCGCaagaaagaaatgaagaaggatgTCTATGGTGAAAAATGGGGTTCTGCTATTGAAAGAGGAGCAGGAAGGATTGGTTTTCTTATGTACAAGGAAGAAATGAGGTTCTTAACTAAAAACCAGTCAGCTTCCCTTCACAACATAGTGATGGAGGCTACAGATAACCTAAATGATCAATACATTATTGGCAGAGGAGCTCATGGGATTGTTTATAGAGCTCAACCGGGTTATACAACTTTTGCAGTAAAGAAGTTTGCATTCGAAAGGAATAAGACGAAGTATTTACATATTATGCAGAAAGAAATTGAAGTGCTGGGAAAGATAAAGCATAGAAACTTGATCACTTATGCAGATTACTGGATAGGAGAGAACTATGGTATGGTCTTATATGAGTACATGAAGAATGGAAGCCTCCATGATATTTTGCATGAGAAATGTCCCCCACCACCCTTAAGTTGGAGTATACGGCTTAACATTGCTGTTGGAATTGCACATGGACTAAAATATCTGCATCATGATCACACCACACCCATAGTGCATAGAGACATAAAGCCACATAATATACTTCTTAATGATCAGATGGAGCCTCTTATATCTGATTTTGGTACTTCCCTCTATAGAAACCTTGCTGAGCATTCTTATAGTCAATCTCATTCTTGGAAAAAGCTTTCAACATATGTTGTAGGTACTGCTGGTTATATCGCACCAG AGAATGCATATGTAATAGTGCAGAGCAGAAAGTCTGATGTGTACAGCTATGGGGTAGTTCTGCTTGAGTTACTAACAAGAAAGAGAGTGGTtattgaggaggaaagaaatgTGACCGGTTTAGTTAGTTGGGTTAGCTCTATCTGGTTGGAAACAGGCAAAATTGAGGAGATTGTTGATCCAGACATTGCAAATGCATTTCCCAATTCAGGAGTATTAGCAAGGCAAGTCACTGAGGTGCTTTTATTGGCATTAAGATGCACCAAGAGGAAGCCACGTGAGAGACCAACCATGAAAGACATTACTAGCTTCTATCAGAAAAATATATTCAAGTTGAGTTGCAATGATGTGGATATGGTTAATGAAGATGTTGTTGATGTGGCACCACAACCATGCAATGTTCCAACTTTCAGTACTAATCCAGTTTCTGACACTCAGAGTGACTCCTATCTGCATGGTGAAACTAGTGAGGATCAGAGGATGCAATGCTAA